The following DNA comes from Actinomycetota bacterium.
ACGGTCTACGAGGCCTGGAAGAACGGCTACCGGAGGGTCAACCGGCTCTTCGCCGAGGAGATAATCAGGGAGATCCGCTCCACGGACAAGAAGCCCCTGGTCTTCCTCCAGGATTACCACCTCTTCCTCTGCGCCGCCTACATCAGGAGGCGTGAGCCGGAAGTCCTCATCCACCACTTCACCCACTGTCCCTGGGTCCAGCCCGACTACCTGCGCTTCCTGCCCCAACCCATGCGCAGGGAACTCCTTCAGGGGATGCTGGCCAACGACGTCCTCGGGTTCCACACCCACCACTACGTGAATAATTTCCTGCAGTGCTGCCGCGAGGCGGAAGCGGTGCGGGCCTCGGTGGACGCCAAGAGGAGGGCGGTCCGCCTCGGCGACCGGGAGACCCTGGTGCGGCATTATCCGATCTCTATCGATCATGAGGCCCTGGAAAAATCTGCCAGCAGACCCGATGTGCTCTTTCACCGGGAGAGACTGCGTTCCCTGGCCGGAGACCGCAAGCTCCTGGTGCGCGTGGACCGGGTGGAGCCGTCCAAGAATATCCTCCGCGGCCTGCAGGCCTACGAGCTCTTCCTCCGCCACAACCCCCAGTGGCACGAGAGGGTGGTGTTCGCCAACCTCCTCTATCCCTCCCGGCTGGACCTGCCCCTCTATCGGGACCTGAAGAGGGAGATCGAGGAGTTTTCCCATTCCATCAACCGGGAATTCGGCACCCTGGAGTGGGACCCGGTCCACCTGGAGATCGAAGACAACTACCCACGGTCGGTGGCCGCTCTGCGGGAATTCGACGTCCTTCTGGTCAACCCGATCATCGACGGCATGAACCTGGTCTCCAAGGAAGGGGCGGTACTCAA
Coding sequences within:
- a CDS encoding trehalose-6-phosphate synthase; translated protein: MEWDELDLETVTPRQVRQYLRDKYVIVASNRGPVEFRRDPEGRIRPYRGAGGVVTAMSTALTATDAVWISAARTREDALVAGSAPGQRLPMPPERPQYWVKFVTPEREDFHQYYNVISNSLLWPLQHYLFDITRRPSIDDTVYEAWKNGYRRVNRLFAEEIIREIRSTDKKPLVFLQDYHLFLCAAYIRRREPEVLIHHFTHCPWVQPDYLRFLPQPMRRELLQGMLANDVLGFHTHHYVNNFLQCCREAEAVRASVDAKRRAVRLGDRETLVRHYPISIDHEALEKSASRPDVLFHRERLRSLAGDRKLLVRVDRVEPSKNILRGLQAYELFLRHNPQWHERVVFANLLYPSRLDLPLYRDLKREIEEFSHSINREFGTLEWDPVHLEIEDNYPRSVAALREFDVLLVNPIIDGMNLVSKEGAVLNARDGVIILSVGAGAYQELRGGVLPVNPLDVAETAQTIRKALELGERKRRAMARAAREAVRANTSFKWFVQQMRALRYVERQREEAHRRPEGFPALAPYEKLT